In Nitrospiraceae bacterium, the genomic window TTAGAAGGGAACCACTGTTTCAATCCCGCCAAGAACTGCGAATCGGCCCAGCAGGTGGTTCCACCGGTCACAGAATACCGGCACGAACAGGGACGATGCTCGGTGACCGGGGGCTACGTCTATCGTGGGAAGCGCGTGCGTTCGTTAGAAGGGGTCTATGTGTTCGGAGATTTTTGTACCGGAGAAATCTGGGGTTATCGCAACGGGCAGACCACACAACTGCTGGATACGGACCTACAAATCTCGTCTTTCGGGGAAGACCGTGAGGGAGAACTCTATGTGATCGGTCATCAAGGCAAGATTTTTCAGATCGCACCGAACACGTCGGTTATCTTGCCCTAGCCAGCCATTAAAATTTTTGAATCTTTTGGAATAAATCGACTTCATCAAGAGCTTTTCCCACGCCATACACCACGGAGGTCAAGGGATCTTCCACTGTAATGATGGGCAGATTGGTTTCTTCCTGAAATCGCGTGGCAATGCCCGGCAACAACGAACCCCCGCCTGTAATCACCACTCCCTTATCGATAATATCTCCGGCCAATTCCGGCGGCGTATTCTCCAACGCATTCCGTAAGGCATTCACGATGGCATGGATGGGATCTTCCAAGGCTTCTCGAATCTCGGAATCATTCACTACGACCGTCCTGGGAATACCCGAAATCATATCCCGCCCTTTGACCATCATCGTTTTGGCCTGTTCCAACGGATAGGCAGATCCGACTTCGATCTTCACCTTTTCCGCCATGTGATCACCAATCAGGAGGTTATACCGTCGCTTAATATAACTCATAATGGCGTCATCCATGGAATCACCCGCCACTTTAACCGACTCGCTACAGACAATGCCCCCAAGGGAAATGACAGCAATATCGGTGGTACCTCCTCCAATGTCGACCACCATGTTCCCCGAAGGTTCCGTGATCGGTAATCCCGCTCCAATTGCTGCCGCAACCGGCTCCTCAATGAGATAGACTTCCCGGGCGCCGGCTTGGCTGGCCGATTCACGGACAGCCCGTTGCTCAACTTCGGTGATACGGGATGGGACACCAATAATACAGCGAGGCCTGACGAACGCCCGTCGGTTATGCGCTTTGGTAATAAAATAATGCAACATGCGCTCGGTCATGGCGAAATCGGCAATAACCCCTTCTTTGATCGGGCGGATCGCCACAATATTACCCGGTGTCCTTCCCACCATGCGTTTGGCTTCGACACCCACGGCCAATACCGTGTTCGATTGTTTTTCGATAGCCACCACCGAGGGTTCACTCAGGACGATACCTTTACCGCGAACATAGACCAGTGTTGTCGCCGTTCCTAAATCGATGGCTAAATCACTCGAAAACCACCCTAAGATATCACTCAACCCTGGCATGAGCCCCCCATGTGGAAAGACGGTTGATTCAGAAAATGCCGATCAGGCTGTCGCCTGTTCGGCACTACCGACATATATCGGAACACCTTTTGTCAAAATAAAGGAATATTGAGAAATTGTTCGGGAATGTGTTTGTCACCAAGAAGCCAGCGGCTTCTTCCATGAAACCAAGCTCCTGATCAACCATTCAGGGAGCAGAAATCCCACATCATCCATCTGGACGAAAGACCTGGCCCGAGAGGAGGGATATGAGACATGAGGCCTGGCTGTGGCCCGGCACAGGCTAGGCGATCATCCTGTCTATGTCAAGAGTACAGAGAACCCATTTCTACGGTTGTGAATCAGGCGCGAGCGCTTCACGGCCACTTCAGGCAGATCACACACTTGCTCTGAAGGCTGGGTATGGTATAAGAAGAGGAACATTTTTTGTCGGGCTCGCATCATCCTCTGGAGGAAGAGTTACCTCGATCGTGTCTAAAAAAGGCTTGCTGTTTATCATCGTCCTGGCTCTTATCGCCATTTACCTGGGATTAATTGGGAACGCACGATGGGGAGATTCCACCCCCCCTGAAATCTCTCTCGAACAACCGT contains:
- a CDS encoding rod shape-determining protein, producing the protein MPGLSDILGWFSSDLAIDLGTATTLVYVRGKGIVLSEPSVVAIEKQSNTVLAVGVEAKRMVGRTPGNIVAIRPIKEGVIADFAMTERMLHYFITKAHNRRAFVRPRCIIGVPSRITEVEQRAVRESASQAGAREVYLIEEPVAAAIGAGLPITEPSGNMVVDIGGGTTDIAVISLGGIVCSESVKVAGDSMDDAIMSYIKRRYNLLIGDHMAEKVKIEVGSAYPLEQAKTMMVKGRDMISGIPRTVVVNDSEIREALEDPIHAIVNALRNALENTPPELAGDIIDKGVVITGGGSLLPGIATRFQEETNLPIITVEDPLTSVVYGVGKALDEVDLFQKIQKF